DNA sequence from the Vicia villosa cultivar HV-30 ecotype Madison, WI linkage group LG3, Vvil1.0, whole genome shotgun sequence genome:
GTGGTTGGTGGTGGCAGCGCCAATGGTAGCAGCAGTGACTGTTCCATTTGGATTTGATTTTCACTTTGATGAATATTACTGTTTCTATCATTTGCTTCAATCCTTCTGCTAATCCCCTTAAGATTCTGATCAATCATCCAAACAAGATGATTCAAACCAGCCACTGACATATCCTTCTGCACCACGTTCCCAGCACTGAGACATTCAAACAAGAACAtggttctctctttctctctgttgtttttccattgcttttcaaattgcttttcagCCTTTGAAATCCTTTCTTTCAGAAAACTCTCCTGATTCACCATCTTTTTTCTTTGTTCGAACTCAGACTTTGTCATGAATTTCGAAAGCACATTTTGTACTCCAGACGCCGATGGCCAGATCTCAGGTTGTGGTTCGTAGGGGCCATATATTATGGCACAAGCCTCTACACCGCAAAGGGTTGCTAGTTCATCAACCTTCTTCACTATACCCTTCTCTCGATTTTTGTATGTTGATTTCCTTGCGGTATCATTCTCAATGAAAGCAATCTTCACCTTTTTTCTAGCCATGGCTTTgacaagaaaataagatgaagGTCGATAGAGTAAAAAGAAGAAAGTTGATGGTTATGATTTTTGTTTTCTGAAAAATGTGTTGTATATATAGGCCAAATTTGTTATACGTACGATGCATGTGTTTATTTTCCAACTGGCATTTTCTTTCAACGGTAAAATGCCTCTTTATGACATTTAATTTATAGCATTTTTACAAAGATTTATCTAGAATATAAATCTCTAGATTCATGTACGtagattttttataatatatgttTGGGATAATTCATAGCACCGGATATCCACATCATAATTTCTCAAATTCAGCAGGTGGACTATTTCATAGTGGAGAAGGATTGGAGTATGTTGGGCTACACATAAAGGGTGGGCTTCTTTGGTTTAAAGAGAACAAAAATCTTCCGTGCATGGTGTACCATTTTTAGCATCGGCCTTTCAtgttataacaaaaacaaaaataaaaaaattgttaattagaccgtgaagaaaatgtgaaataaaaagctaaataaaaaacggttaaataataaagtcggataaattataaaaaaatacctctTCCTCCTAGACACATCGAgtgacgtgctcgtggtaggaaatcagcacggaagtgtccctaggccctcccgtgtagccctcctcctcctcctcctcctcctcttcctcctcctcctcccccaaaaccttattcaccgacgtcaatcaatttcaacattcaacaatacaatcacaacacacaaaacagaggcaatcatacaaccataaccccaacatatcattcatcataatcccgtttatagagctagaaccccacccttaccttggatatgagattgctctactctcccggttgccatagcttatgccgccgcttccaacttttctccgaaaatcttttctaacaacgtgcagagacgcaccaaaaacctattcggaaatcgctttgtcagacggacttaaaatcatcaaaacgaaaatcgctccggtcagaagttacctctacgagtctggaacgttgtgtccaagaaccgcgacgatccaacggttggattgggagaaacgtcagttttactaaggtgtctcactgcagaaacttgctgcaaaaattggacttcctctaactTTTCTCTTTcaccatggctctcttcttcacctctcctccaaaccctattcctctttgtgttatgatagctcttccttcttccaattctaaatccaacatagtaaggttattttatttaatcacttaaataacttaattgggcctaagtgacataccccctccttacttcacaacaacttAAATTAAACCCAgagttatttttaagctcattaataaaataacactacaactttatttcaccaaattaatccgattaattaccatgccaacttaataaaataattctgaCTTCGTCaataaaattcgaattaaatacaaatagtccaatattaataataatattatttctactattatttcttcaacgaagtcaactttattaattctccgactaaccgaataaaatccgactttaacttaataatccaaatacgcttcccaaaataataccgacaattccgattgatccacgaacttcgattaaatccaatgattaaattcttaaataatttaattaactaattaattaaattcggggcgttacactgAAGAAACTCATTCAACCTCATCTCACGTCCAAGGATGAAATGCTTAAGAAACAAGGTCCAATCCAATTCATGTGGAAGTTGGCGTACATGGGTATGGAGATTCCTACTCTATTCCTTCTGATGTAGAAGCAGAAGAAGATCTACAAATTGATAAAAGATTGAATTATATAGATGTTCTTATGTAGAAGACCTGCAAATTAAAAGAGGCTAGAATTATGTTTTAATGTCTTATGTTTTACTTGTAGATGTTCAACCTAAAAAAAAAGAGGCCCAACAAGAATGTTAGATGTATGGGCAATGGACACTGACAGTTGCATAATTGTTAATTTGGACAAGTATGGTCGACCCATTGGTCCCGAAGGTACGACTCTTACTCGTTTCATAGGGAATTTGGTTCGAAGGAAACAATATGCTTCCATTAAATACAAGTCTTGGAAAGATATGTCTGACAAGGAAAAAGATGTCACGTTGGAACAAATGGAGGTATTATACATACAAATTTATATTCAAATCATGATGAACCAAATTTTTTATCATTAATGTTGTAATTACTTAACACATCTCTTTTTGTATAGACTATATTTGAGTTCAATCCTCCTATGAATGACACTACAAGACAAATGTTGAAATTTGAGATGAATATTAAGTGGAAACAATGGAAGTGTGATTTAAAATCAATGGCATTTGACCCAAGTAAGACGGAAGAAGTTGTATCCTTTGTACCAAATCTTCGAGTTGACCTAGATCAATATCGCAAATTGGTTCATCATTGGTTTTCAGACAAAGCACAAGTAATTCaaatttaaaagagattctgtcatattataaaaatattcaaaCTTGGTTTCTTCTTTTGACTAACTTTATGTTGTATCAATTGTAGAAAGTAAGTAAAATTAATAGTCAGAATCGTGCTAAATATGAAGATATTCATTGTATAGGTATCAAAAGTCTcccaaaatcaattaattaaaaggtttgttaatATTTGAACTTTTAATTGAGTAAATTGTATTTACAAAACAAAttacttttaaaatgtttgattgatattagaaaaaaaaaaggctAAAGGAGTGTCGCCCACACGCAAAGAGATTTACATTGATACTCGTACTCGTAAAGTTGGTTTTGTTGTTAATGAAAATGCTGAAAGATTTATTGTAAGATTTTCTTTCATTCATGCCTATTTTATTATCTGAATTGTACTGAACCGGTGTTTGAAATTAATGGAACTTGCTGGtggttttttatttgaattttcttgCTTTTGGATTTCTAATTATGGTTCATCTCTTTAATGGATTAGGAAACTTAGCATGAATTTTTAGGcacttttgtttttaaaattgtgGAGTAGTAAACTTGGCTTGATGAGTAATTATGGATTAGTAAACTGTTTTTCAGGCACTATTAATATTAAAACCATAGAATTTCAACAATGACTTGGACTATTCAAGAGTGATTAGTAAACTTAGAATGTTCTTAAAGAAATGGTAATCAATATGTCCCATGCCAATATGAATTTCCAGGCACAGTTTTTGGTGAAATTATGGATTAATAAACTTAATATGATGAGTATTGTAATTGCATAATTTACTGATTGTTATTGTAGAATATGTTTCACTTAATTTTGAATTCAACAGTGGTTTTTTTTATGGATTTGTAATGTTATTGTGTTTGTTTTAAATCAACAACTGTGTTCAACCTCT
Encoded proteins:
- the LOC131658722 gene encoding uncharacterized protein LOC131658722 — translated: MLDVWAMDTDSCIIVNLDKYGRPIGPEGTTLTRFIGNLVRRKQYASIKYKSWKDMSDKEKDVTLEQMETIFEFNPPMNDTTRQMLKFEMNIKWKQWKCDLKSMAFDPSKTEEVVSFVPNLRVDLDQYRKLVHHWFSDKAQKVSKINSQNRAKYEDIHCIEKKKAKGVSPTRKEIYIDTRTRKVGFVVNENAERFIEKLNKHNNEAETSQLVQKTQSHMPWKDGIYSQVKGSEKRGHATDASSVPNQTNSQSPCTDEDGRKED
- the LOC131658721 gene encoding agamous-like MADS-box protein AGL80, whose amino-acid sequence is MARKKVKIAFIENDTARKSTYKNREKGIVKKVDELATLCGVEACAIIYGPYEPQPEIWPSASGVQNVLSKFMTKSEFEQRKKMKDMSVAGLNHLVWMIDQNLKGISRRIEANDRNSNIHQSENQIQMEQSLLLPLALPPPTTSNNEDIAMMSHGHLPPPPPPQPTAPNND